In Synechococcus sp. CC9616, the following are encoded in one genomic region:
- the glyQ gene encoding glycine--tRNA ligase subunit alpha yields MFFQDIISSLNRFWADQGCLLLQPYDTEKGAGTMSPHTVLRAIGPEPWAVAYPEPCRRPTDGRYGDNPNRAQHYFQYQVLIKPSPDGIQETYLASLEALGVKAADHDIRFVEDNWESPTLGAWGVGWEVWLDGMEVTQFTYFQQCGGIDCKPVSIEITYGLERLAMYLQDVESIWDLSWNSERSYGDIWLPFEKGQCHFNFEGSDPDRLKQLFAIYEAEAGDLIEKNLPAPALDFVLKCSHTFNLLEARGVISVTERTATIGRIRNLARKVAEAWLAERQALGFPLLEGGTIEAAA; encoded by the coding sequence GTGTTCTTCCAGGACATCATCAGCTCGCTTAACCGTTTCTGGGCTGATCAAGGCTGCCTGTTGTTGCAGCCCTACGACACCGAGAAAGGGGCAGGAACCATGAGTCCCCATACGGTGCTGCGGGCGATCGGTCCGGAACCCTGGGCTGTTGCCTATCCGGAGCCCTGCCGTCGTCCCACCGATGGCCGCTATGGCGATAACCCCAACCGAGCGCAACATTATTTCCAATATCAGGTGCTGATCAAGCCATCACCCGATGGCATTCAAGAGACTTACCTCGCCTCTTTGGAGGCCTTGGGCGTCAAAGCCGCTGATCACGACATCCGTTTTGTGGAGGACAACTGGGAATCCCCCACCCTTGGAGCCTGGGGCGTGGGTTGGGAGGTGTGGCTCGATGGCATGGAGGTGACCCAGTTCACCTATTTCCAGCAGTGCGGTGGGATCGATTGCAAGCCGGTTTCGATTGAGATCACCTACGGCCTGGAGCGTTTGGCGATGTATCTCCAGGATGTGGAAAGCATCTGGGATCTGAGCTGGAATAGTGAGCGCAGTTACGGCGACATCTGGTTGCCCTTTGAGAAGGGGCAGTGCCATTTCAATTTCGAGGGCTCAGATCCAGATCGCCTCAAGCAGCTGTTTGCCATCTATGAAGCTGAAGCCGGTGATCTGATTGAGAAGAATCTGCCTGCACCGGCGCTGGATTTTGTGCTCAAGTGCAGCCACACCTTCAACCTGCTGGAGGCCCGCGGCGTGATCTCGGTTACCGAGAGAACCGCCACCATCGGCCGCATTCGCAATCTGGCCCGCAAGGTGGCCGAGGCCTGGTTGGCTGAACGGCAGGCGTTGGGTTTCCCTTTGCTGGAGGGGGGAACCATCGAAGCAGCTGCTTGA
- a CDS encoding ComEC/Rec2 family competence protein — translation MPRRCSVQAIAVGVVLLLLLRGLIWGAPSPAQGDPIRYLRQSSTGPVELTGDLLSDARRFEGSCSVLVAVQRIDGRPVRGRTELSMRPCPDRLLQGWRVRAKGLLKRPSKGPHRLLPGPAERLARQGSWSQLRVGELEVLQRPWTPIANARRTIADRLQLVAGEERGGLMAALVLGSAQVQLPADLRQAFRHAGLSHALAASGFHLSVLLGACLSLGSLFGRRLRLLLAGAALMIFLTLAGAQPSVVRAVLMGASALLIRESGERSKGFGVLLLSLSVMLLVHPAWARSIGFQLSAAATAGLVLSAPPLEARLSAALPGALSWLAPALAIPSAALLWTLPLQWLHFGSAPLYGVLANLLATPLLACLTLASMLLALLSLWAPLGLIQGIAWPVQWLVGVLISLVRWISNWPGAQLLTGFPQIWMVGLLVLGLLLWWLSWLDAGRWLGPLLVLSAVLFHSHGQLADGVVRVRQFRRSWLLARHQGRAALISSSGDRQGCRVAQRLAGVHGHQRLDWVLLLDPVATETLPCWQTIARTVVSEQQGLAPLEMGQMLVSSGLSVQLLAQRGQPMLLRAGRQRWWLLPSPQALWSLQAKVSELPRRPMTGYWLGFRPSRMDRRWLECQKASRGSRSSVCTRQLAFGEVAESG, via the coding sequence CTGCCGCGTCGTTGTTCCGTCCAGGCGATCGCTGTTGGTGTTGTCCTGCTGCTGTTGCTGCGGGGACTGATCTGGGGAGCTCCCAGCCCGGCGCAGGGAGATCCCATCCGATATCTGCGCCAGTCATCAACAGGGCCTGTTGAGCTCACCGGTGATCTTCTGAGCGATGCCCGTCGCTTCGAGGGCAGCTGTTCCGTGCTGGTGGCGGTCCAGCGGATCGATGGGCGCCCAGTTCGTGGTCGCACGGAACTCAGCATGCGTCCTTGCCCCGATCGTCTGCTTCAGGGCTGGCGCGTCCGTGCGAAGGGACTCTTGAAACGCCCTTCAAAGGGGCCGCATCGATTGTTGCCAGGCCCCGCTGAGCGGTTGGCCCGTCAGGGCAGCTGGAGTCAGTTGCGCGTCGGCGAACTTGAGGTGCTGCAACGTCCCTGGACCCCAATCGCCAATGCCCGCAGGACCATTGCTGATCGACTGCAGCTGGTGGCTGGCGAGGAGCGTGGTGGCCTGATGGCGGCCCTGGTGCTGGGCAGTGCTCAAGTGCAGCTGCCGGCTGACCTGCGCCAGGCGTTTCGACATGCCGGCCTGTCCCATGCCTTGGCGGCGTCGGGCTTCCACCTTTCTGTGCTGCTGGGGGCTTGTCTCAGCCTGGGCAGCCTGTTCGGCAGAAGGCTGCGGCTGCTGTTGGCGGGGGCGGCGTTGATGATCTTTCTCACCCTGGCGGGCGCCCAGCCTTCAGTGGTGCGAGCCGTTCTGATGGGCGCTTCGGCCCTGCTGATCCGAGAGTCAGGAGAGCGCAGTAAAGGGTTCGGAGTTCTGCTGCTCAGCTTGAGCGTGATGCTGCTGGTTCATCCAGCCTGGGCGCGATCGATCGGTTTCCAGCTCAGTGCTGCTGCAACAGCGGGATTGGTGCTGAGTGCCCCACCTCTTGAGGCAAGGCTTTCAGCAGCTCTGCCTGGGGCTTTGAGCTGGCTGGCGCCAGCGCTGGCCATCCCATCAGCAGCGCTGTTGTGGACACTCCCACTCCAGTGGCTCCACTTCGGTTCAGCTCCGCTCTATGGGGTATTGGCGAATCTGCTGGCGACACCGTTGCTGGCTTGTCTCACCTTGGCCTCCATGCTGTTGGCCCTGTTGAGTTTGTGGGCCCCGCTCGGGCTGATCCAAGGGATTGCCTGGCCGGTGCAGTGGCTCGTGGGTGTCCTGATCAGCCTTGTGCGTTGGATTAGTAACTGGCCTGGCGCTCAGCTGCTCACTGGATTCCCCCAGATCTGGATGGTGGGACTGCTGGTGCTGGGTCTGTTGCTGTGGTGGTTGTCATGGCTGGATGCAGGGCGATGGCTGGGGCCGTTGTTGGTGTTGTCGGCGGTGCTGTTTCACAGCCATGGGCAATTGGCTGATGGGGTTGTGCGAGTTCGGCAGTTCCGCCGCTCTTGGTTGTTGGCTCGCCATCAGGGTCGTGCTGCCTTGATCAGCAGCAGCGGCGATCGCCAAGGCTGCCGCGTGGCTCAACGTCTCGCTGGCGTTCATGGTCATCAGCGACTCGATTGGGTGCTGTTGCTGGATCCTGTTGCGACTGAAACGCTTCCTTGCTGGCAGACCATCGCTCGAACGGTGGTGTCGGAGCAGCAAGGTTTGGCGCCGTTGGAGATGGGGCAAATGCTGGTCAGTTCCGGACTTTCTGTCCAATTGCTTGCGCAACGTGGTCAGCCGATGCTGTTGAGAGCCGGCCGTCAGCGTTGGTGGCTGCTCCCCAGCCCGCAGGCGTTGTGGTCCTTGCAAGCCAAGGTTTCAGAACTTCCTCGCAGGCCAATGACGGGCTACTGGCTTGGATTTCGACCCAGCCGGATGGACCGTCGCTGGCTCGAATGCCAAAAGGCATCTCGCGGATCAAGATCTAGTGTGTGTACGCGCCAGCTGGCGTTTGGAGAGGTGGCAGAGTCCGGTTGA
- the ubiE gene encoding bifunctional demethylmenaquinone methyltransferase/2-methoxy-6-polyprenyl-1,4-benzoquinol methylase UbiE, whose amino-acid sequence MKPGDAAAVEQLFDEVAPRYDRLNDWLSLGLHRVWKRQMLRWVDPRPGDVWLDLCCGTGDLALQLARTLRPKGRVIALDAAAAPLQQARRRHDREPWLAVDWLQGDALDTGLNSGCADGAVMAYGLRNLRDPGAGLREMRRLLRPGARAAVLDFNRLDSELAAGRFQRFYLRNLVVPVAAANGLREHYAYLEESLRCFPDGPAQERLALDAGFASARHRSLMAGQMGALLLRA is encoded by the coding sequence GTGAAGCCTGGTGATGCTGCTGCTGTTGAGCAGTTGTTCGATGAGGTCGCCCCGCGGTACGACCGTCTGAATGATTGGTTGAGCCTCGGCCTGCATCGCGTCTGGAAACGTCAGATGTTGCGATGGGTCGATCCGCGGCCTGGGGACGTTTGGCTGGATCTCTGTTGCGGTACTGGCGACCTTGCCCTGCAGTTGGCCCGCACGCTGCGCCCCAAGGGACGGGTGATCGCTTTGGATGCGGCCGCAGCGCCATTGCAGCAGGCCCGTCGTCGCCATGACAGGGAGCCATGGCTGGCCGTGGACTGGTTACAGGGTGATGCCCTGGACACGGGCCTCAACAGCGGCTGCGCCGATGGGGCGGTAATGGCCTATGGCCTGCGCAATCTGCGCGACCCTGGCGCGGGTCTGCGGGAGATGCGGCGTCTGCTCAGGCCAGGGGCTCGGGCCGCGGTGCTCGATTTCAACCGGCTTGATTCGGAGCTTGCTGCTGGCCGGTTTCAGAGGTTTTATCTTCGCAATCTGGTGGTGCCGGTGGCTGCTGCGAATGGCTTGCGTGAGCACTACGCCTACCTGGAGGAAAGTCTGCGCTGCTTTCCCGACGGACCAGCCCAGGAACGCCTTGCCCTGGATGCGGGTTTCGCATCCGCACGTCATCGCTCCCTGATGGCCGGCCAGATGGGAGCGCTGTTGCTGCGGGCTTGA
- a CDS encoding DUF2862 domain-containing protein, with translation MSQAASITIGSKIRVSRVRDRIPQNLVNLLKEDSSGTVTDFRTVDGKGIGVVVELSNGSTCWFFEDEIVPA, from the coding sequence ATGTCACAGGCTGCATCGATCACGATCGGATCAAAGATCCGCGTCAGCCGTGTGCGTGACCGCATCCCCCAGAACCTGGTGAACCTGCTCAAGGAGGATTCGAGCGGAACCGTCACCGACTTCCGCACAGTGGATGGGAAAGGTATCGGTGTGGTGGTTGAGCTAAGCAATGGCTCCACCTGCTGGTTCTTCGAGGACGAGATCGTTCCTGCCTGA
- a CDS encoding DUF1993 family protein yields MSQSFHSALVPPLVRNLLNLSHLLKRADAHAESCGYPMAVLLSSRLHPDMFDLTRQVQISTDISRRGVARLSGRDAPSMEDNETELSELLDRINSSIAFIESVPPEEFNGAERREIKLPIPSTMGGGERIFQGEDFLRSFVLPNVYFHVTTAFAILRHNGVPIGKFDYLLGEEAP; encoded by the coding sequence ATGTCTCAGTCGTTCCACTCCGCCCTGGTTCCTCCCCTGGTGAGGAATTTGCTGAATCTGAGCCATCTACTCAAAAGGGCCGATGCCCATGCTGAGTCCTGCGGCTACCCAATGGCTGTGCTGCTCTCCAGCCGACTGCATCCAGACATGTTCGATCTCACCCGTCAGGTGCAGATCAGCACTGACATCTCCCGACGGGGCGTGGCGCGCCTGTCCGGGCGGGACGCCCCGAGCATGGAGGACAACGAAACGGAGCTGAGTGAGCTGCTGGATCGGATCAACAGCAGTATTGCCTTCATCGAGAGCGTGCCGCCAGAGGAGTTCAACGGCGCCGAGCGACGTGAAATCAAGCTGCCCATCCCCTCAACCATGGGGGGCGGAGAACGGATCTTTCAAGGCGAGGACTTTCTGCGCTCCTTCGTTCTCCCCAACGTTTATTTCCATGTGACCACCGCATTCGCCATCCTTCGCCACAACGGCGTGCCGATCGGAAAATTCGATTACCTCTTGGGCGAAGAGGCTCCTTGA
- a CDS encoding putative quinol monooxygenase — protein MPTPSPAAFIVLARIRIKAGCVEDYISMSKSTDDLVQQNESGTAHHVFVSDPSDPLSFTWAEAFVNDAAFLEHLNAPHIANYFKEHERLGDAFSLEFYGSIGEASLKAMEQSGISFTVYETACGFSRLS, from the coding sequence ATGCCCACTCCCTCACCGGCCGCTTTCATTGTTCTGGCACGCATTCGGATCAAGGCCGGCTGCGTTGAGGACTACATCTCCATGAGCAAATCCACGGATGATTTAGTTCAACAGAATGAATCAGGGACGGCGCACCATGTGTTCGTCTCAGACCCAAGCGATCCGTTGTCGTTCACCTGGGCCGAGGCGTTCGTCAACGACGCGGCCTTTCTCGAACATCTGAATGCACCCCATATCGCCAATTACTTCAAGGAACATGAACGCCTTGGAGATGCTTTCAGCCTTGAGTTTTACGGGAGTATCGGGGAAGCAAGTCTCAAAGCGATGGAACAATCCGGCATCTCTTTCACGGTGTATGAAACGGCATGCGGGTTCTCGCGGTTGAGTTAG
- the hisF gene encoding imidazole glycerol phosphate synthase subunit HisF: MVALRLIPCLDVADGRVVKGVNFVGLRDAGDPVELACRYSAAGADELVFLDIAASHEGRATLIDMVRRTAESVTIPFTVGGGIQSVDGMTELLRAGADKISLNSSAVRRPELVSEGADRFGCQCIVVAIDARRNASGSWDVFVKGGRENTGLDAVAWAQRVVALGAGEILLTSMDGDGTQAGYDLSLTRAVADAVSVPVIASGGAGCIDHIAAALDGGAEGGHASAALLASLLHDGVLTVEEIKSALLAQGLLVRP, translated from the coding sequence ATGGTGGCTCTGCGTTTAATTCCCTGCCTCGATGTTGCCGACGGGCGCGTGGTCAAAGGCGTCAATTTTGTCGGTCTTCGTGATGCCGGCGACCCGGTGGAACTGGCCTGTCGCTACAGCGCTGCAGGAGCCGATGAACTGGTGTTTCTCGACATTGCAGCCAGCCACGAGGGGCGCGCCACGTTGATCGACATGGTGCGCAGAACTGCGGAATCGGTGACCATTCCATTCACCGTCGGCGGTGGCATTCAGTCCGTGGATGGCATGACGGAGTTGTTGCGAGCCGGCGCGGACAAAATCAGTCTCAATTCGTCTGCGGTGCGCCGTCCTGAGCTGGTGTCCGAAGGGGCCGATCGATTTGGTTGTCAGTGCATCGTGGTGGCGATCGACGCCCGCCGTAATGCCTCCGGCAGCTGGGATGTCTTTGTCAAAGGGGGACGTGAGAACACAGGGCTGGATGCGGTGGCCTGGGCTCAGCGGGTGGTCGCGCTTGGTGCCGGCGAAATCCTCCTCACCTCTATGGACGGCGACGGGACACAAGCGGGTTATGACCTCTCCCTGACCCGCGCGGTGGCTGACGCCGTATCGGTTCCGGTGATTGCCTCCGGTGGGGCTGGATGCATCGATCACATCGCTGCAGCACTGGATGGCGGTGCTGAGGGAGGGCATGCCTCTGCAGCCCTGCTGGCTTCCCTGCTCCATGACGGGGTGCTCACCGTCGAGGAGATCAAAAGCGCCCTGTTAGCGCAAGGACTGCTCGTTAGGCCTTAA